In Gracilimonas sp., the DNA window TGTTTTTAGAATGTGACAACCCATTCGCTCAGAAGATGCTGGAAGAACAAAGATCGGAACTTCAGAAAAAATTGAAGGAATGCGTGGGTTCATTGCTGCGTTTTAATGTGTCGGTTGGTGAGCAGGAAGAGCGCGAAAAACCTATGAGTGTGTATGAGCGTTTCAAACAAATACAACAAAAAGACCCCATTATTCGTGATATTGTTGAGATATTTGGGGCTGAACTCGAGTATTAGTTTTCGCCACTAAATCTTAAAAACACTAAACTAAATAGTTAGAATCAGAGCAATACTAGTTTTGTGCTTTCGTGTTTTAGTGGCCTGATAAAAATGAAAATTTTAAACTTAATTTAGAATCATGAGTAATTTCAATATGGCCGACATGTTTGGCAAAATTCAGGAAATGCAATCCAAAATGCAGGAGGCGCAGGAAGGTTTAAAGGACGTAATTGTAGAAGCTGAAGCCGGCGGCGGAATGGTTAAAGTGAAAGCCAATGGCAATAAGCAGATTGTTTCCATTGAGATGGATAACGATGTTGTTGATCCCCAGGATAAAGAGATGCTGGAAGACCTGATTGTAGCCGGTGTTAATAAAGCCCTCGAAAAAGCGGAAGAAGCCTCCAAAGAAAAAATGCAGGAAATGTATAAAGGCATGATCCCGGGCGGCGGAATCCCCGGAATGGATATGTCAAAATTCGGACTCTAAGGGAAATTCAAAATGAAAAATGAAAGATTAAAAATGGGTTCTGCGAGCCCTGATTTTTCATTTTTAATCTTTAATTTTTAATTGCTTAATGCAGATAACCTCAGAATATTTAGAGCGGGCTATTGAGCAGCTCGCCAAGCTCCCGGGAACGGGGCGTAAATCAGCCCAGCGTATTGCCATTCATTTACTGAAACAGAATGATGAATATGCCCAGAAATTAGCCCAGGCTATTGTAGATCTGAAAGAAAAAGTTACCCGGTGTTCCATTTGTGGAAATGTAAGTGACTCTGATCCCTGCAAAATCTGTGATAATCCCAAAAGAGATCCTTCCGCCATTTGTG includes these proteins:
- a CDS encoding YbaB/EbfC family nucleoid-associated protein, which produces MSNFNMADMFGKIQEMQSKMQEAQEGLKDVIVEAEAGGGMVKVKANGNKQIVSIEMDNDVVDPQDKEMLEDLIVAGVNKALEKAEEASKEKMQEMYKGMIPGGGIPGMDMSKFGL